A window of the Nitrosococcus wardiae genome harbors these coding sequences:
- a CDS encoding (Fe-S)-binding protein, whose protein sequence is MPYFKQDSCLPPKTPKIAFLEQGSDRCVMCGLCLPHCPTYRLTGDESESPRGRIALMGALAKDQLTPTPRLLGHLDRCLTCRACEAVCPSLVPYGRLIDTARAQVWGERSRWQRLKKHFLYQWIMPRPAILQGLGRLVRLAQLTGVVGLARRSGLLRALGWASLESLVPKLPPQRSWQSFYPAQGEERGEVALFTGCVANIVEQPLLMATVQLLNWLGYGVHIPKKQVCCGALARHEGQPKQALALAFQNVKAFAKVEAVICTASGCTANLIDYPQWAQEEGVEVAAIRTFTSKIREVNQFLLHTAWPAEGTLKPLDKRVVVQEPCSLRYVLQQHKAVYALLRRIPKADILPLPDNEQCCGAAGNYMLTQPIFAQSLRAEKIDTLQKIQPDILVTSNIGCSLHLAAGIREAGFPIEVLHPVQLLVRQLDF, encoded by the coding sequence ATGCCCTATTTCAAGCAGGACTCCTGTTTACCCCCTAAAACCCCAAAAATAGCATTTCTGGAACAAGGGTCAGATCGTTGTGTGATGTGTGGGTTGTGTCTGCCCCATTGTCCTACTTACCGTCTGACAGGCGATGAAAGCGAGTCTCCCCGGGGTAGGATTGCCCTAATGGGGGCATTGGCAAAAGATCAGCTTACCCCCACCCCACGCTTACTCGGTCATTTGGATCGGTGTCTAACTTGCCGCGCCTGCGAGGCGGTCTGCCCCTCTCTTGTTCCCTATGGCCGCTTAATTGACACTGCCCGTGCCCAGGTTTGGGGGGAGCGATCCCGTTGGCAGCGTTTAAAAAAACATTTCCTCTACCAATGGATAATGCCTCGTCCAGCGATACTCCAGGGCCTTGGAAGATTAGTGAGACTGGCCCAACTCACTGGGGTCGTTGGGTTAGCCCGACGCAGTGGGCTGTTGAGAGCTTTAGGATGGGCTTCGTTGGAGTCTCTTGTGCCTAAATTACCTCCTCAGCGAAGCTGGCAGTCCTTTTATCCTGCCCAGGGCGAAGAGCGAGGTGAGGTTGCTTTATTTACCGGTTGCGTGGCCAATATAGTTGAACAGCCTTTGTTGATGGCGACAGTGCAATTACTCAATTGGTTGGGTTACGGGGTTCATATTCCAAAAAAACAAGTTTGCTGTGGTGCTTTAGCGAGACACGAAGGTCAGCCAAAGCAGGCCTTGGCGCTAGCATTTCAAAATGTTAAAGCCTTCGCGAAAGTGGAAGCGGTGATTTGCACCGCAAGTGGCTGCACTGCAAACCTGATAGATTACCCCCAGTGGGCGCAAGAGGAGGGAGTTGAAGTCGCTGCTATCCGCACCTTTACCAGTAAGATTCGAGAGGTTAATCAATTCTTACTGCACACGGCTTGGCCGGCGGAAGGGACTTTGAAGCCTTTAGACAAACGGGTTGTCGTGCAGGAACCCTGCAGCTTACGCTATGTTTTGCAACAGCACAAGGCGGTATATGCTTTACTGCGCCGAATCCCGAAGGCGGATATCTTACCACTCCCCGACAACGAGCAATGTTGCGGCGCGGCTGGAAATTATATGCTTACCCAGCCAATATTTGCCCAATCTCTGCGTGCCGAGAAAATAGACACTTTACAAAAAATTCAGCCTGATATTTTGGTGACATCCAACATCGGCTGTTCTCTGCATTTGGCAGCCGGAATAAGAGAGGCGGGCTTTCCTATCGAAGTCTTGCACCCGGTACAATTGTTAGTCCGGCAGCTTGATTTTTAA
- a CDS encoding SPW repeat protein, whose translation MGILTHGNTNHVIPAQGAKLSSRDNSVRLAYDKATVEASPICDPKEDLGDEDERKVHAFFQGKGPDLTALPAPMARSDVSRAKARGHKTMADKSYAEEARKEVHWSSGINIIAGVWLIIAPFAWGYHHLTDALWNDIILGTAVFILAVVRTSAPLQYESVGWTNIVFGLWLIIAPFVLDYTGVNAIAAMWNDIFVGSIIAILAAISVYATHRVTRRGGPYGATSTRPRSAEEVRRTR comes from the coding sequence TTGGGCATCCTGACGCACGGCAACACCAATCACGTCATTCCCGCCCAGGGCGCCAAGCTGAGTTCGCGGGACAACTCGGTTCGCCTAGCCTACGATAAGGCCACGGTGGAGGCCTCGCCCATCTGCGATCCCAAGGAGGATCTAGGTGATGAGGACGAGCGCAAGGTCCACGCCTTCTTCCAGGGCAAAGGTCCGGATCTGACCGCTCTCCCTGCGCCCATGGCGCGGTCCGACGTCAGCCGGGCTAAGGCTCGGGGACATAAGACCATGGCTGACAAAAGCTACGCAGAGGAAGCCCGAAAGGAGGTCCACTGGTCTAGTGGCATCAATATTATTGCCGGTGTTTGGCTGATTATTGCGCCGTTTGCCTGGGGCTACCATCATCTCACCGATGCTTTGTGGAACGATATTATCCTGGGCACCGCCGTGTTTATTCTGGCCGTCGTTCGAACAAGTGCCCCCTTACAGTATGAATCGGTAGGCTGGACGAACATCGTTTTTGGATTATGGCTGATCATCGCGCCGTTCGTGCTGGACTATACCGGAGTCAATGCGATAGCCGCTATGTGGAACGATATCTTTGTTGGCAGCATCATTGCCATCCTCGCCGCAATAAGTGTCTACGCGACACATCGTGTGACTCGTAGGGGTGGCCCCTATGGGGCTACTTCGACCCGCCCAAGATCCGCAGAAGAAGTACGCCGAACGAGGTAA
- a CDS encoding fatty acid--CoA ligase, protein MTQNTQEHTSSAYTYPLLIGDLLTAGVAQVPTQEIVYGNDYRLTYQQLQERVHRLASGLTHLGVKPGSRVAVMDWDSHRYLECFFAIPMLGAVLHMVNVRLSPEQILYTLNHAEAEILLVNREFLPLLEAIRERLETVKTFVLLEDNDQPLHTPLALTTEYEALLKTGDPHHVFSDFSEETWATLFYTSGTTGLPKGVSFTHRQLVLHTFAARSALAGIGQGLFNGDDVYMPMTPMFHVHAWGCPYLATLLGTKQVYPGRYQPETLLGLIQQEGVTFSHCVPTLLRMLLSHPKRKTVVLSRCKIVIGGAALPRSLASQALDVGIDIFAGYGLSETCPILTLSQLKPEMRTGDRERQLAVRCQAGHPFPLVKLRIVDEHMKDQPHDGQSQGEVVVRAPWLTPGYLKDPEGSEALWRGGWLHTGDIGTLDAEGHLNITDRLKDVIKSGGEWISSLDLENLILTHPALAEAAVIGVTDPNWGERPLALVVVKPDQNGQVNAADIKALLNQYANQGLISQYAVPDRILLVESLPKTSVGKLDKKLLRQQYKS, encoded by the coding sequence ATGACACAAAATACACAAGAGCACACCTCCTCGGCCTATACCTACCCCCTCTTGATCGGCGATTTACTGACTGCCGGCGTGGCGCAGGTGCCGACCCAAGAGATCGTCTACGGAAATGATTATCGCCTGACCTATCAACAATTGCAGGAGCGAGTTCACCGTCTCGCCTCCGGTCTGACTCATTTAGGGGTCAAGCCCGGCAGCCGGGTGGCCGTCATGGATTGGGACAGCCATCGCTACCTGGAGTGCTTTTTCGCCATTCCCATGCTGGGAGCGGTGCTCCACATGGTCAATGTGCGTCTATCTCCCGAACAGATCCTCTACACCCTTAATCACGCCGAAGCCGAGATCCTCCTGGTCAACCGGGAATTCCTGCCCCTCCTGGAGGCTATCCGCGAGCGGCTCGAAACCGTCAAGACTTTCGTTTTGTTAGAGGATAACGATCAGCCTCTCCATACGCCGCTGGCATTGACCACAGAATATGAAGCGCTCCTCAAAACAGGAGATCCTCACCATGTGTTTTCAGACTTCTCCGAGGAGACCTGGGCCACCCTGTTCTACACCAGTGGCACCACTGGCTTACCCAAGGGCGTGTCCTTTACTCATCGGCAATTGGTGCTGCATACCTTCGCTGCCCGGAGCGCCCTTGCAGGCATAGGCCAGGGGCTATTCAATGGGGATGATGTCTACATGCCCATGACGCCCATGTTTCATGTCCACGCCTGGGGCTGCCCCTATTTGGCCACGCTGCTGGGAACCAAGCAAGTCTATCCCGGGCGCTATCAACCCGAGACCCTGTTAGGATTGATCCAGCAAGAAGGGGTGACGTTTTCCCATTGTGTGCCCACCTTGCTGCGGATGCTCCTCTCCCATCCCAAACGGAAGACGGTGGTTCTGTCCCGCTGTAAGATCGTTATTGGCGGTGCCGCTCTTCCCCGATCTCTGGCCAGCCAAGCCCTGGATGTGGGGATCGACATTTTTGCCGGTTATGGCCTCTCGGAGACCTGTCCCATTTTAACCTTATCCCAGCTTAAACCTGAGATGCGAACAGGGGATAGAGAACGGCAGCTAGCCGTCCGTTGTCAGGCGGGCCATCCTTTTCCCCTGGTCAAATTACGGATTGTGGACGAGCATATGAAGGACCAGCCCCACGATGGCCAGTCCCAAGGAGAAGTGGTGGTGCGTGCGCCCTGGTTGACCCCCGGCTACCTGAAAGACCCGGAGGGCTCCGAAGCGTTGTGGCGTGGAGGCTGGTTGCATACCGGCGATATAGGCACTCTGGATGCCGAAGGCCACTTGAACATTACCGACCGCCTCAAGGATGTCATCAAGAGCGGTGGTGAGTGGATTTCTTCCTTGGACTTAGAGAATTTAATACTCACTCATCCAGCACTCGCTGAAGCCGCCGTCATTGGGGTCACCGATCCTAATTGGGGGGAACGGCCCCTGGCCCTGGTGGTGGTCAAACCGGATCAAAATGGCCAAGTAAATGCCGCCGACATCAAAGCGCTATTAAACCAATATGCCAACCAAGGCCTCATTTCTCAGTATGCTGTTCCAGATCGGATCTTGCTCGTTGAGAGCCTCCCCAAAACGAGTGTGGGCAAACTCGATAAGAAATTATTGCGCCAGCAATACAAATCTTGA
- a CDS encoding ImmA/IrrE family metallo-endopeptidase translates to MINEEKRLYSNASELLFYLAKEKAFEVKAPIDVDRIAKELGILVELDFSLDSRNIVGEIFFKDETPIVKINPLQNSYSPRRRFTLAHEIGHYCLHSAKSKQGFTDSKKAMSRSESYWDSYESEANNFAAQLLMPQDLILEEGEKLIESIKKTCEEKALLTTFVEGMADKFEVSSKAMEYRLRKLRIIE, encoded by the coding sequence ATGATTAACGAGGAAAAAAGGCTTTATTCTAATGCGTCTGAGCTTTTATTTTACCTTGCCAAGGAGAAGGCCTTTGAAGTTAAAGCACCAATTGATGTTGACAGAATCGCAAAGGAGCTAGGTATTCTGGTAGAGTTAGATTTTTCCCTCGACTCAAGGAATATCGTAGGGGAGATTTTCTTTAAAGATGAGACACCTATTGTAAAAATCAATCCTCTACAGAATTCGTATTCCCCTAGAAGAAGGTTTACTTTGGCGCATGAGATTGGACACTACTGCCTTCATAGTGCTAAATCTAAACAAGGTTTTACTGATTCAAAGAAAGCAATGAGCAGAAGCGAGTCATATTGGGATTCTTATGAATCCGAGGCAAATAACTTCGCTGCACAGCTCTTAATGCCCCAAGATCTTATCCTGGAAGAGGGGGAGAAATTAATCGAATCTATAAAAAAGACCTGTGAAGAAAAAGCCCTTCTGACCACATTTGTTGAGGGTATGGCAGATAAGTTTGAAGTATCAAGCAAAGCGATGGAGTACCGCCTAAGGAAACTACGCATTATTGAGTAA
- a CDS encoding S8 family serine peptidase: MLVSKIGMYVWAWTFLGLVLCAHSVAGEILEERPAKLSASILSPLIEGLLLEKTTLPFTLNQRVSTAREAVAKQAEYQSSESNRFRLEPTPPPAVIVEGIIVRFKSPQIQALARANLPPPKEVIAELESALGEALVFHGAMVNEAHVFRFLAPKESETVFSLLQRVERFSGIEWIEADTRMEAQSLSNDPFFHHQWNLEGEKEGFLGGIEAIRAWEITRGSADTIVAVVDSGIRPHPEFAARLLPGYDFVSEPGSANDGDGMDSDATDPGNWRVEGECGGQAARDSSWHGTHVAGIIAARGDNGFGMAGVDWHTRILPVRVLGRCGGTASDIANGMAWAAGLPVPGAPPNLHPAQVINLSLGGNGPCPRSHQEIINKILGKGVLVVVAAGNKSDDIRYYYPANCEGVLTVIATNHKGELASYTNLDFTGAGIAAPGGDISWYGHLEAGILSTMDNGAATPQGFDYAWSEGTSMAAPHISGIASLMLSVNPHLVGAELNAVLQFASKPFPAGNACATYGFCGIGIADGHGSVVLANVLNRYRLVYEFYNVDLNHYFLTGSKEDAAIVNQGGAGPGWYDTQRYFYAWSGPEEGALPVCRFYTQGANSHFYTANWEDCAYLRSLNPDNVLAPDQWTYEGIAFYAKLPTDGVCPGDSAPIYQVYNNRWMHNDSNHRFVSSLREYGAMISRGWVGEGIAFCAASVSGD; this comes from the coding sequence ATGTTAGTCTCTAAAATTGGAATGTATGTATGGGCTTGGACTTTTCTCGGCCTTGTTCTATGCGCGCATAGCGTTGCTGGAGAAATTCTGGAAGAGAGGCCGGCCAAACTGAGCGCCTCGATATTGTCCCCGCTGATCGAAGGCCTATTGCTAGAGAAAACAACCCTTCCTTTCACTCTCAATCAGCGAGTTTCCACGGCAAGAGAAGCGGTGGCTAAGCAGGCTGAATACCAGTCTTCAGAATCGAATAGATTTCGTTTGGAACCCACGCCCCCGCCGGCGGTGATCGTGGAAGGAATCATCGTCCGCTTTAAATCTCCTCAAATCCAAGCACTCGCCCGGGCTAATTTGCCGCCTCCTAAAGAGGTGATTGCCGAACTGGAATCGGCTTTGGGTGAAGCACTGGTGTTCCACGGAGCGATGGTCAATGAGGCCCACGTGTTCCGCTTTTTAGCGCCCAAGGAGAGCGAGACGGTTTTCTCTCTCCTCCAGCGTGTAGAGCGATTTTCCGGTATCGAGTGGATCGAGGCGGATACACGCATGGAAGCCCAGTCGCTATCCAATGACCCCTTCTTCCACCACCAGTGGAATCTGGAAGGTGAAAAGGAAGGTTTTTTAGGCGGAATCGAGGCGATTCGTGCCTGGGAGATCACCCGCGGCTCCGCCGATACGATTGTGGCGGTGGTGGACAGTGGAATAAGACCTCACCCGGAATTCGCCGCGCGCTTGTTGCCAGGGTATGACTTTGTCTCTGAACCCGGCAGCGCGAATGATGGGGATGGTATGGATAGCGATGCCACGGACCCAGGGAACTGGCGCGTGGAGGGTGAGTGCGGGGGTCAAGCTGCAAGAGATAGCTCCTGGCACGGGACTCATGTGGCGGGGATCATTGCGGCGCGCGGTGACAATGGCTTCGGTATGGCCGGAGTGGATTGGCATACCCGAATTCTCCCCGTGCGGGTACTAGGGAGATGTGGTGGAACTGCGAGCGATATTGCCAACGGGATGGCGTGGGCGGCGGGTCTTCCAGTGCCCGGCGCTCCCCCCAATCTCCATCCCGCCCAGGTGATTAATCTCAGCCTAGGGGGAAATGGACCTTGCCCGCGATCACATCAGGAAATCATCAATAAAATCCTAGGGAAGGGCGTACTTGTGGTGGTGGCCGCCGGCAACAAGAGTGATGATATTAGATATTATTATCCCGCTAATTGCGAGGGCGTGCTTACCGTTATTGCCACGAATCATAAAGGGGAACTCGCTTCATATACCAATCTGGATTTTACTGGCGCGGGAATTGCCGCCCCCGGCGGAGATATCTCCTGGTATGGCCACTTAGAAGCTGGAATCCTCTCTACCATGGATAATGGCGCCGCCACTCCTCAGGGGTTCGACTATGCATGGAGTGAAGGCACCAGCATGGCAGCCCCCCATATCTCTGGAATCGCCTCGCTGATGCTCTCCGTGAATCCGCATTTAGTGGGAGCAGAACTCAATGCCGTGCTTCAATTTGCTAGTAAGCCTTTTCCCGCTGGGAACGCGTGCGCGACCTATGGGTTCTGTGGTATAGGAATCGCGGATGGGCATGGGTCTGTAGTCCTTGCCAATGTGCTCAATCGTTACCGCCTCGTCTATGAATTCTACAATGTCGATCTTAATCATTACTTTCTAACAGGCTCTAAAGAAGATGCGGCGATTGTCAACCAAGGCGGGGCGGGACCGGGTTGGTACGATACTCAGCGCTATTTCTATGCGTGGTCGGGACCAGAAGAAGGGGCGCTGCCCGTCTGCCGGTTTTATACCCAGGGGGCAAATTCCCACTTTTATACGGCGAACTGGGAAGACTGCGCTTATCTTCGTTCCCTCAATCCCGACAATGTGTTGGCCCCTGATCAATGGACTTATGAAGGGATTGCCTTCTATGCCAAACTGCCCACTGACGGCGTCTGCCCGGGCGACTCTGCTCCCATTTACCAAGTCTATAACAATCGCTGGATGCATAATGATTCCAACCACCGTTTTGTCAGTTCACTTCGGGAATACGGTGCCATGATCTCACGAGGTTGGGTGGGAGAGGGGATTGCCTTCTGTGCTGCTTCTGTGAGTGGAGATTAG
- a CDS encoding metal ABC transporter ATP-binding protein, translated as MKKVLLGSALAVMIVGCASSPDKIQTSYVSPMQYKNYDCDQIAGELGRISHRANELHGNLKKTADNDKAQMALGMVVFWPALFFLEGGDGPEAAEYGRLKGERDALEKAAIQKKCDAFITPKPAIPIKEAADGNKQQVSGVEE; from the coding sequence ATGAAGAAAGTACTTCTTGGGTCTGCTCTAGCAGTAATGATTGTGGGGTGTGCCTCAAGTCCTGACAAAATCCAAACCTCTTACGTGTCACCGATGCAATACAAAAACTATGACTGTGACCAGATAGCGGGTGAGTTGGGACGTATCTCACATCGCGCCAATGAACTGCATGGCAACCTTAAGAAAACAGCAGATAACGATAAAGCCCAGATGGCACTTGGGATGGTTGTTTTTTGGCCAGCGCTGTTTTTCTTGGAGGGGGGTGATGGACCAGAGGCGGCTGAATATGGTCGGCTAAAGGGAGAGAGAGACGCCCTAGAAAAGGCCGCAATCCAGAAAAAGTGCGATGCATTCATTACTCCAAAGCCCGCAATTCCCATCAAAGAAGCAGCAGACGGCAATAAACAACAGGTATCTGGCGTTGAAGAGTAG
- a CDS encoding thermonuclease family protein yields the protein MPPAKEQVKVRLAEIDTPEKGQPYGSRAKQALSNLLFGKQARVVVETVDRYGRTVGHVFVNGVDVNREMVRQGAAWVYRDYLRDRTLLDIEKAAREAHRGL from the coding sequence TTGCCCCCCGCCAAAGAGCAAGTTAAAGTCCGACTAGCCGAGATCGACACACCCGAGAAGGGGCAACCCTATGGCAGCCGGGCAAAGCAGGCTCTCTCTAATTTGCTATTCGGCAAACAAGCGCGGGTAGTGGTGGAGACTGTAGATCGCTATGGGCGTACCGTGGGTCATGTATTTGTCAATGGCGTGGATGTCAACCGGGAAATGGTGCGCCAGGGCGCGGCTTGGGTCTACAGGGACTATCTACGGGACCGAACCCTATTGGACATAGAGAAAGCCGCCAGGGAGGCGCACAGGGGTTTGTGA
- a CDS encoding thermonuclease family protein: protein MKKIIVFLCLFLPLTALADYHGRVVGISDGDTLTLLTSVKEQIKVRLSGADTPEGGQPYSRLLDGNCLVQSNDVGHDYV, encoded by the coding sequence ATGAAAAAAATAATAGTGTTTTTGTGTCTATTTCTCCCCCTTACCGCCCTAGCCGACTACCATGGCCGCGTGGTGGGCATATCCGATGGCGATACCCTAACCCTACTGACATCCGTAAAAGAGCAGATTAAAGTCCGATTATCTGGAGCCGACACACCAGAGGGGGGACAGCCGTACTCTCGCCTCCTCGATGGGAATTGTTTAGTCCAATCAAATGACGTGGGACATGATTACGTATGA
- a CDS encoding CV_2116 domain-containing protein: MLATIYKGFELSPSPYQLRETGEWTVRVMITKHHDSRDESLVKPFSASNAFKERKDAESHAIQFGKEIIDGKHLNLSVDDLL, translated from the coding sequence ATGCTTGCTACCATCTACAAAGGATTTGAATTGTCTCCTTCTCCATACCAGTTGCGGGAGACGGGAGAATGGACGGTGAGAGTAATGATCACAAAGCACCACGATAGCCGCGACGAGTCACTAGTGAAGCCGTTCTCTGCCAGCAACGCATTCAAGGAAAGAAAAGATGCGGAGAGCCATGCTATCCAGTTTGGCAAGGAAATTATTGATGGAAAACATCTAAATCTTTCAGTCGATGATCTCCTCTAG
- a CDS encoding DNA adenine methylase, giving the protein MSLGQPDLFEVFGLGDSRSRPSYGNYILKERFSPLLKWPGGKTAELSLILPRMPQRIGRFFEPFVGGGAVFFSLSSKVPAYLNDFCTDLIAFYRQVATSNEDFYSMLEAINRYWKNIEEVTVCYSGDLIRIYLQYKHNYLNNHDLKNRLVEFIIQNSEEFNSIFSNAFNYDIQHLIGEIESNLFNKMQRMKKLEAKQGELSQKDLQSNLEGAIKSAFYMHMRYLYNYPCKHNISEAKFAAIFFFIREYAYAAMFRFNKSGQFNVPYGGISYNRKDIKLKVNRLRQRSLLEKLEKAVFENMDFEEFLEKFRPKKGDFIFLDPPYDTDFSDYDKNIFDKSDQKRLANYLINHCQANFMLVIKATDFIISLYEKKDLNIQAFDKKYMWTIKERNIRETKHLMITNYKL; this is encoded by the coding sequence ATGTCATTGGGACAGCCTGATTTATTTGAAGTATTTGGCCTTGGCGACTCTCGATCTCGCCCAAGTTATGGAAATTATATTCTAAAGGAGCGATTCTCCCCCTTATTGAAGTGGCCTGGGGGTAAAACGGCGGAGCTTAGCCTTATATTGCCTCGAATGCCGCAAAGAATTGGTCGTTTTTTCGAGCCATTTGTTGGAGGGGGTGCGGTATTTTTTTCGCTTTCAAGTAAAGTTCCCGCTTATCTCAACGATTTCTGTACTGATTTAATTGCTTTTTACCGGCAGGTGGCTACTTCAAACGAAGATTTTTATTCGATGCTAGAGGCGATTAATCGCTATTGGAAAAATATTGAAGAGGTAACAGTATGTTATTCCGGTGATCTTATCCGTATTTATCTTCAGTATAAACATAACTACTTAAATAACCATGACCTTAAAAATCGCCTCGTTGAATTTATTATTCAGAATTCTGAAGAGTTCAACAGCATATTCAGCAATGCATTTAATTATGACATACAGCATCTAATTGGCGAGATTGAGTCAAACCTCTTCAATAAGATGCAGCGCATGAAAAAACTAGAAGCAAAGCAGGGGGAACTATCACAAAAAGACTTACAGAGCAATTTAGAGGGTGCAATAAAATCTGCATTTTATATGCATATGCGATACCTATACAATTACCCATGCAAACACAACATTAGCGAAGCAAAGTTTGCAGCGATTTTCTTCTTTATAAGAGAATACGCTTATGCTGCAATGTTCAGATTTAATAAATCCGGCCAATTTAATGTTCCCTATGGTGGAATTTCCTACAACAGAAAAGATATAAAATTAAAAGTAAATCGTTTACGTCAGCGGTCACTTCTAGAAAAGCTAGAGAAAGCTGTTTTCGAAAACATGGATTTCGAGGAGTTTCTTGAAAAATTTAGACCTAAGAAAGGCGATTTTATTTTTCTAGATCCACCTTACGATACGGACTTCAGCGACTATGACAAAAACATTTTTGATAAAAGTGATCAAAAGCGTTTGGCTAATTATTTAATTAATCACTGCCAGGCAAACTTCATGTTAGTTATCAAAGCAACTGATTTTATTATTTCTCTCTATGAAAAGAAAGATCTTAATATACAAGCCTTTGATAAAAAGTATATGTGGACTATAAAAGAACGCAACATACGCGAGACAAAGCATTTAATGATAACCAATTACAAGCTATGA
- a CDS encoding DUF5681 domain-containing protein, which produces MSFKPGKSGNPAGRPKGTKDKRTEFRELLRPHAPDLIKKAVEMALEGDATALKLCLDKLIPNLRPQAEPVSIQFNGESLLEKGQEILKAVSKGEITPEEGNHLLASLANYGGLVGKEQSLKRHRDYQSFDAMFKGGI; this is translated from the coding sequence ATGAGTTTTAAGCCTGGGAAAAGCGGCAATCCAGCAGGGAGACCGAAAGGGACCAAAGACAAGCGGACTGAGTTTAGGGAGCTGTTGCGCCCCCATGCGCCGGATTTAATTAAGAAGGCGGTAGAGATGGCTTTAGAGGGGGATGCCACTGCGTTAAAGTTGTGCCTAGATAAACTAATCCCTAACCTCAGACCCCAGGCAGAGCCGGTATCCATTCAGTTTAATGGCGAGTCATTACTTGAGAAAGGCCAAGAGATTTTAAAGGCAGTCAGTAAGGGGGAGATCACGCCAGAGGAAGGGAATCACCTGCTAGCCTCCTTGGCGAACTATGGAGGGCTTGTTGGCAAGGAGCAGTCTTTAAAAAGGCATCGCGATTACCAGTCGTTTGATGCCATGTTTAAAGGAGGCATATAG